One window of Doryrhamphus excisus isolate RoL2022-K1 chromosome 13, RoL_Dexc_1.0, whole genome shotgun sequence genomic DNA carries:
- the LOC131140565 gene encoding complement component C1q receptor-like: MASLLRWIQLCTVAWLASMSAGSDSEAIYTVHRSEVSFEQALRECQPHDLATFATQQELAQLLHVTSRSHSRHGKRTFWVGLRKAKNQCVVPSLPLRGFVWTTDGGADVHESHWEEEPEHTCTSVRCAALVTHLDGSGLTSWGLVPLSCRTRNPFICRLGSGRAGLRDANTTANPELSGPEAPEPSEPSAAEPEEPKPSEPSGPETSEPEAPKPATPEPESPEQAVPEPSEPETAEPGPPAPAPTDPEEAGPASRGLEPTEPSHQGRPDEEGPKPGLRPCRWPVVPGARFLSLDPDNGTRIHVDCWSTVRLALHCSGRPAIWRMSNHAAANLSSVCVPCGPGFLKDASGECTDVDECAASHGCAHACVNTVGSYTCVCTDLDGRQSPEDSAECAPTETGAAGPFSGVLIPTLVAVALLVVLVAAILVTLKCCLRRRNNKNGEGPAPNKMAT; encoded by the coding sequence ATGGCGTCGCTTCTCCGCTGGATCCAGCTTTGTACCGTCGCCTGGCTCGCGTCCATGTCAGCCGGGTCCGACTCGGAAGCCATTTACACGGTCCACCGCTCCGAGGTCTCCTTCGAGCAAGCCCTGCGGGAATGTCAGCCCCACGACCTCGCCACCTTCGCCACCCAGCAGGAGCTCGCTCAGCTCCTTCACGTCACGTCCAGGTCTCATTCGCGACACGGCAAAAGGACTTTCTGGGTCGGACTGAGGAAGGCCAAGAACCAGTGTGTGGTTCCATCGCTGCCGCTCAGAGGCTTCGTGTGGACCACGGACGGGGGTGCAGACGTGCACGAGAGTCACTGGGAGGAGGAGCCAGAACACACGTGCACGTCGGTTCGCTGTGCAGCGCTCGTCACCCACTTGGACGGGTCCGGTCTGACCAGCTGGGGTCTGGTCCCGCTGAGCTGCAGAACTCGGAACCCATTCATTTGCCGGCTGGGGTCCGGACGAGCTGGACTCCGGGACGCAAACACCACGGCTAACCCAGAACTGAGTGGACCTGAAGCACCAGAACCATCTGAACCTTCAGCAGCAGAGCCAGAAGAACCAAAACCATCTGAACCATCAGGACCAGAAACATCTGAGCCAGAAGCTCCAAAACCTGCTACTCCCGAACCAGAATCACCGGAACAGGCTGTACCAGAACCATCAGAACCTGAAACAGCTGAACCAGGACCACCAGCACCAGCACCTACTGATCCTGAAGAAGCAGGACCGGCATCACGTGGGCTAGAACCAACAGAACCTTCACATCAGGGAAGACCCGACGAGGAAGGACCCAAACCTGGTCTTCGCCCGTGTCGCTGGCCCGTCGTGCCCGGAGCACGCTTCCTCAGTCTGGACCCTGACAACGGCACCAGGATCCATGTGGACTGCTGGTCCACGGTCCGGCTGGCCTTGCACTGTTCGGGTCGGCCCGCCATTTGGCGTATGTCCAACCATGCCGCCGCTAACCTCAGCTCTGTGTGCGTGCCGTGTGGACCCGGGTTCCTCAAGGACGCCTCGGGCGAGTGCACGGACGTGGACGAGTGCGCCGCATCGCACGGGTGCGCGCACGCGTGCGTGAACACGGTGGGCTCGTACACGTGCGTGTGCACCGACCTCGACGGCCGACAGAGTCCGGAGGACTCGGCGGAGTGTGCGCCAACGGAGACCGGCGCCGCTGGTCCTTTCTCAGGCGTCCTCATCCCGACGTTGGTGGCCGTGGCGTtgctggtggtgctggtggcggccatcttggtgACGCTCAAGTGCTGCTTGAGGAGGCGCAACAATAAGAACGGAGAAGGCCCCGCTCCGAATAAGATGGCGACATGA